From one Spiroplasma endosymbiont of Panorpa germanica genomic stretch:
- the yihA gene encoding ribosome biogenesis GTP-binding protein YihA/YsxC — protein sequence MQIKQAVFIKSAAKKEGWLIDEIPEVCFVGRSNVGKSSFINALTNNNKLAKISSTPGKTRLLNFFAINNNKFRIVDAPGYGFAKVNISLKIQFAEMMEEYLTQRDNLKFVCQLVDLRHDPSKDDIEMYQFFKEFDIKVFIIATKLDKVKKNDIAKNEKNIKKLLNFKEGDYFIKFSNKDRKNLHEITDIMSQIFEFD from the coding sequence ATGCAAATTAAACAGGCTGTATTCATAAAATCGGCAGCAAAAAAAGAGGGTTGATTAATAGATGAAATTCCTGAAGTTTGCTTTGTGGGAAGAAGTAACGTTGGGAAATCTAGCTTCATTAATGCTTTAACAAACAATAATAAATTAGCCAAAATTTCTTCAACTCCAGGTAAAACTAGGTTGTTAAATTTTTTTGCAATTAATAATAATAAATTTCGCATCGTTGATGCTCCGGGTTATGGATTTGCTAAGGTAAATATCAGTTTGAAAATACAATTTGCCGAGATGATGGAAGAATATTTAACTCAACGAGATAATTTGAAATTTGTTTGTCAGTTGGTAGACTTACGTCATGATCCAAGTAAGGATGATATTGAAATGTATCAATTCTTCAAAGAATTTGATATTAAAGTCTTTATTATTGCCACAAAGCTTGATAAAGTTAAAAAAAATGACATTGCTAAAAATGAGAAAAATATTAAGAAACTTTTAAATTTCAAGGAGGGAGATTACTTTATTAAATTTTCAAATAAAGATCGCAAAAATCTTCATGAGATCACAGATATAATGAGTCAGATTTTTGAATTTGACTAA
- a CDS encoding cation-translocating P-type ATPase, with the protein MKENCTKTKKELANMFETNIETGLEVQEAKERLLKNGLNEIPKGKVTHWLVIFLKTLMEPLQLILIAAAIISVFTSLVASGWEVSADNFIDFIVIICIVIIDGVLETVQEVKARKSMESLKSFTKPKAVVIRSGHQQEIDASDIVVGDLIVLEAGKYVPADLILVETSELMVDESILSGESVPVFKTSKPLEKETSILGDMKNAVFMSTFTTAGRGIGLVVKTGSQTEIGKIAQSINENDESKTPLEKKLIKFSYWIALLAFSIGILVFLTMYLKGKPEFWPSYLMVSITLAIGVIPECLAAVVSISLSFSTKRMARENVIVKKLASVETLGSVNVICTDKTGTLTVNRMTIKKIMHDNKVSSSDDYLNAKKTDQDKLFIQSLVLPNDSVTEGKERIGDPTELALVDFAELAGIDEQEAREKFLRIDEIPFDSERKLMTTVNKINDKPTTFTKGAVDQILKVCDRIYIDNKIRKITENDIEVILKQADELSQQALRILGFAYNQNYDQIKNKNQLETNLIYLGAVAMIDPVRQSAIDAVREAHEAGINVVMITGDHATTALAIAKDLNLAFSEYEVMSSDRLELMSDLELSRVISQIKVFARVNPEHKVRIVKALQEKGNIVSMTGDGVNDAPSLSRADIGVAMGITGTDVAKQASDVILTDDNFKTIIKGVGEGRNVYQKIRRAITFVISVNIANVLAIFILSLINDISPVEATNILWINLIIESVLAITIGMGPNDNSLMKIKPKLGKSSLFDGVWKPMFKICLFSTSAAIAGFYLGMAFTPSELYSDRYASWYELLKSTDASLQERVQVMTFGRTSMFLVMTISPCFYVNFIKLSNWKSSKKIQFNPNLPLVFASIFAGCLNIIVLFIPGLNSVVLLLNPISSWNAHNWYLIPAAVGISIIPGILILTTDAIVFFSYHLLPKSWERNRRIAIEFVENDKKKTVKKVNSVVEKDKKNI; encoded by the coding sequence ATGAAAGAGAACTGTACTAAGACCAAAAAAGAATTAGCAAATATGTTTGAAACTAATATTGAAACCGGATTAGAAGTCCAAGAAGCCAAGGAACGCCTTTTAAAAAATGGATTAAATGAGATTCCAAAAGGTAAGGTAACTCACTGATTAGTAATTTTCTTAAAAACTTTAATGGAACCTTTGCAATTAATTTTAATTGCAGCGGCGATTATTTCGGTATTCACTTCTTTGGTTGCCAGTGGCTGAGAGGTTTCAGCAGATAACTTTATTGACTTTATAGTTATTATTTGTATTGTAATAATAGATGGTGTTTTAGAAACTGTCCAAGAAGTAAAAGCCCGCAAGTCAATGGAGTCGCTAAAATCATTTACTAAGCCAAAAGCGGTTGTAATCAGATCTGGTCACCAACAAGAAATTGACGCAAGTGATATTGTAGTTGGTGATTTAATTGTCCTAGAGGCCGGTAAGTACGTCCCAGCGGACTTAATTTTAGTTGAAACCAGTGAGCTAATGGTAGATGAATCTATTCTTAGTGGAGAATCTGTACCGGTTTTTAAAACCAGTAAACCTTTGGAAAAAGAAACTAGTATTTTAGGGGATATGAAAAATGCTGTTTTCATGTCAACTTTTACCACTGCTGGTAGAGGTATTGGCTTAGTTGTTAAAACAGGTAGTCAAACAGAAATAGGCAAAATTGCTCAATCAATTAATGAAAATGATGAGTCAAAAACTCCTTTAGAAAAGAAATTAATAAAATTTAGTTATTGAATTGCATTATTGGCCTTTTCAATTGGTATTCTGGTATTCTTAACAATGTATCTAAAAGGTAAACCAGAGTTTTGACCAAGTTATTTAATGGTTTCGATCACTCTAGCAATTGGGGTTATTCCTGAATGTTTAGCGGCGGTTGTATCAATTTCGCTTTCATTTTCAACAAAACGAATGGCGCGAGAAAACGTTATTGTTAAGAAATTAGCGAGTGTTGAAACACTGGGTAGCGTTAATGTTATTTGTACAGATAAAACCGGAACTTTGACAGTTAACCGTATGACAATAAAAAAAATTATGCATGATAATAAAGTATCATCAAGTGATGATTATTTAAATGCAAAAAAAACCGATCAAGATAAATTGTTTATTCAATCATTGGTTTTACCAAATGATAGTGTGACTGAAGGTAAAGAACGTATTGGTGATCCAACTGAACTGGCTTTAGTTGATTTTGCTGAATTAGCTGGAATTGATGAACAAGAAGCTCGTGAAAAGTTTTTAAGAATTGATGAGATTCCATTTGACTCTGAAAGAAAATTAATGACAACGGTAAATAAAATTAATGATAAACCAACAACCTTTACCAAGGGAGCGGTAGATCAAATTTTAAAAGTCTGTGATCGAATATACATTGATAATAAAATTAGAAAGATAACCGAAAATGATATTGAGGTTATTTTAAAACAAGCTGATGAATTATCACAACAAGCATTAAGAATCTTGGGGTTTGCTTATAATCAAAATTATGATCAAATTAAAAACAAAAATCAGTTAGAAACTAATCTAATTTACTTGGGAGCTGTTGCTATGATAGATCCTGTGCGTCAATCAGCAATCGATGCAGTGCGTGAAGCTCATGAAGCTGGAATCAACGTGGTAATGATAACAGGTGATCACGCAACAACAGCTCTAGCAATTGCTAAGGATTTAAATTTAGCTTTCTCTGAATATGAGGTTATGTCATCTGATCGTTTAGAATTAATGTCAGATTTAGAACTTTCAAGAGTTATTAGTCAAATAAAAGTATTCGCCCGAGTTAATCCCGAACATAAAGTAAGGATTGTTAAAGCGCTACAAGAGAAGGGGAACATTGTTTCAATGACGGGGGATGGTGTTAATGATGCCCCAAGTTTAAGTCGTGCTGATATTGGAGTTGCCATGGGTATTACTGGAACTGATGTTGCTAAGCAAGCAAGTGATGTAATTCTAACAGATGATAACTTTAAAACAATTATTAAGGGTGTTGGTGAAGGTCGAAATGTTTATCAAAAAATTCGTCGAGCAATTACCTTTGTAATTAGTGTTAATATTGCAAACGTTTTGGCTATATTTATCTTGTCTTTAATAAATGATATTTCCCCAGTGGAAGCAACAAATATTTTGTGAATCAATTTAATCATTGAATCAGTATTGGCAATTACAATTGGAATGGGTCCTAATGATAATTCACTTATGAAAATAAAACCAAAGTTGGGTAAAAGCAGTTTATTTGACGGGGTTTGAAAACCAATGTTTAAAATTTGCTTATTTTCAACTTCAGCAGCAATCGCTGGATTCTATCTAGGAATGGCATTTACTCCAAGTGAATTATATTCTGATCGTTATGCAAGCTGATATGAATTACTAAAATCAACAGACGCTTCATTACAAGAAAGAGTTCAGGTAATGACTTTTGGAAGAACATCAATGTTCTTAGTAATGACTATAAGTCCTTGTTTCTATGTTAACTTTATTAAATTAAGTAACTGAAAATCTAGTAAAAAAATTCAGTTTAATCCTAACTTACCACTAGTTTTTGCAAGTATTTTTGCTGGCTGCTTAAATATTATAGTTTTATTTATCCCGGGATTGAACAGTGTTGTTTTACTGTTAAACCCAATTAGTAGTTGAAATGCCCACAACTGGTACTTGATCCCCGCAGCAGTTGGAATATCAATAATTCCTGGTATTTTGATATTAACAACAGACGCAATAGTTTTCTTCTCATATCATTTATTACCAAAAAGTTGAGAACGAAATCGACGTATCGCAATAGAGTTTGTTGAAAATGATAAAAAGAAAACAGTTAAAAAAGTTAATTCAGTAGTAGAAAAAGATAAAAAAAATATTTAA